Below is a genomic region from Paenibacillus rhizovicinus.
CCGGTTTGCCGTCCACCATGTCGTAGTGCACGCCTTCTACGCCGTAATGCACGAGTTTGAAGCCTTCGTCGGAAGCGAGGAAGTCGAGCAGTTTAAGCGACGCGTCCACGTTCTTGTTCTTTTTCGTGATAACCGTAACGTTGTTGCCTTGGATGCCGAGATCGACAGGACGGTTCTCTTCGGCGCCAGCGCGCTCCAGCGGTCCTACCGGAACGAAATCGGTGCCCGGATGCGCTTTCACGTAATCCTTGGATGCATCGAGAATGGCCGGATAGTGCGCTGCCAGAACAGCAATGCGTCCTTGATTGATTTTCTCCTTGGCGATCGGATCCGTCTGTGTGAACGTTTCCGGATCGAGCAGTCCTTCGGAGATCAGCTTGCGGTAGTAGAGCGTGTAATCCTCGTATTGCTTCGACATGAACGTATGCTCGAGCGTGCCGTCGCCTTTGTCGATATAATCGGATCCGTAGAACATCGTGTTGCCGATTCCGACCGCCCAGCCGTTGGAGAAGCCGCCAAGCGGGAATACCGGCATTCCGTTCTCTTGCAGATTAGCGTCTTTGATTTTCTTGAGGAAATTGTACAAGTCGTCTTTCGTATGAACGGATTGCGGGTCGATGCCGATTTTGCCCGCGATATCTTTCCGTACATAGAAGCCGTAGAGCCAATCGTTCGCGTCCTTCTCGCTTGCCGGCTGGTTCTGGTAGAGCATATATTTCTTGTCGCCGAAGGCGCCGATCGCTTTGTCGTACAAAGCCGGAGGAACGTTCTCCTTCGCGATCTCTTTAGCCAGGTTCGGGTATTTGTCCAGTTTATCCGAAATGTCGACGAGCTGGTCCTCGTTAGCCGCTTTTATGATGCCGTCGAGTTCGCCGCCCCATGCCGGGCCGGTATAAACATCGGGCAAATCCTGCGTTGCGAAGATCGTGTTCACCTTCTCGACCTCGCTGCCCTTCGTATAATCGAATTTCACGGTAACGCCTGTTTTCTCTTTGATCGCATTCGCGATCGGCGTCATGTCGACGTCGCCCGCACCCGAGCCGTTCCAATTATGAAG
It encodes:
- a CDS encoding type 2 periplasmic-binding domain-containing protein, which encodes MWNKKRTTVSSMVALTLVGGMLAGCSDNGNNGGSAGNAGNGGNTSTNNGGSSETASNKEVTIKILHNWNGSGAGDVDMTPIANAIKEKTGVTVKFDYTKGSEVEKVNTIFATQDLPDVYTGPAWGGELDGIIKAANEDQLVDISDKLDKYPNLAKEIAKENVPPALYDKAIGAFGDKKYMLYQNQPASEKDANDWLYGFYVRKDIAGKIGIDPQSVHTKDDLYNFLKKIKDANLQENGMPVFPLGGFSNGWAVGIGNTMFYGSDYIDKGDGTLEHTFMSKQYEDYTLYYRKLISEGLLDPETFTQTDPIAKEKINQGRIAVLAAHYPAILDASKDYVKAHPGTDFVPVGPLERAGAEENRPVDLGIQGNNVTVITKKNKNVDASLKLLDFLASDEGFKLVHYGVEGVHYDMVDGKPVAKKDFFDKFNADATGKAKKNEGFGIGFESMTGLDRTNTLGGDIWADQERIAAMDNARKILRPNGISVISAYAPGDVLAKSPEYESLKPSMDQIGDVWKQAVFAKSDEAALKIINDLRNQMKKTGYEDAMKYTNENLKGKEVVTLQMPN